ACTACAAGCTCTCGTAAGAGCTCAAGCTGTTGTTAGGCCTCGAGAAGCTCGTGTTCTGCCCCACCAAAGTCGAAGATTCGATGCAGAATTCTGCCATCGGACATCCTTTGTAAGACGGAATCCTCGAAACACATCTATGCTTCGTCTTCCATCAACAAGCGCCATCATCTTTGCTCATTCTTCTTCGCAGGGAAGGTTCGATAACAGAGGCGGTAGGTGCAGGCACATCGGATTAGAACAGAGCAATGACATAGATGCCAGTCCAAAGATCCTGGCGATGGACACTTTCCAACTCAGGTCCAAGTCGTTCCGGAGAACAAGTTCTAACTTCGACGAATCTATGGTACCAATTTCCTCTCCACTCCCATACAAGGTTCCATCTCGACTCTCCATTTCCAGCTGCCGAAACCCTGACAAATCCCCCAACGCCAAGACGGCACAAAACACTCCTCGCCTCAGGCCAGAAACGCCGGCGAGGAGCACAACCGCCGATATGGTTCCACGGCAAACCCCGAGCCCCTCAAGCTGTCCAAACTACATGGCAAACACGTCGTCCTTTGCGGCGAAGGTGAGGCCACAAAGCACGCCAAAGCAGAGGCCGGAGAAGGCCGCCAGCCCGAGGAAGAAGAAGGTCCTCGCAAGCGAGACCGAGTCGAGGACAAGGTCTCCCTTACGAGCACATAATGCGTATAACCTCTACAATGGAACGGTTGAGAAGCTTGATAGGTCTGCTAAGACATTGAGGAAAGCAGCCAGGGATCACTACATAGATTGCATGTGGTGAATCAGTGGTAGAAACAGAGCAGCTGCTTCATGAGAGCTTCTCTTAGAAATGTAAATAAGGATCCAAGACCAGACAGAATCTGTGTTCCCTAAACTCTTCCTTACTAGTAAATTGTGACAAAGTGGAGGAAGGGATGTGTAGATTCTCCTAGTCTGATTTAAATCTGCTGTATCTTCAACTCCAATCTTCTTTTGTGTGAATCTATTTTAACATGCCATTCAATCTTGTCGAAAGAGTAAGCTGTCAAAACATGCCCAGTAGCTTTCTGCCTTAATGTCCTCATCaagttcttttctttcaagtttcatTTAGCATCCTTGGTTTTACAAGGAACTTTATTCATCAATCCTTGATTATAAATGCCAGCCAA
The window above is part of the Musa acuminata AAA Group cultivar baxijiao chromosome BXJ2-6, Cavendish_Baxijiao_AAA, whole genome shotgun sequence genome. Proteins encoded here:
- the LOC135613638 gene encoding protein IQ-domain 26-like isoform X2; this translates as MFSPSSCLRRSLVALSALSLGKTSMLPPFVLINLSGDHWRTRNELVTLESLSLSLSLCRSSSVMGRATRWLRSLLGRKKDPKVHKDTASTNGYEMKDRMRWSFARPRQAESMCSSPVSATEAAWLRSFYDDTEEESKHAMAVAVATAAAANVAATAAQAAMVRLKGLGRGGATPCSSYQWWAAVKIQTAFRCHLAKKALRALKGLVKLQALVRGCLVRKQAAITLRRLQALVRAQAVVRPREARVLPHQSRRFDAEFCHRTSFGRFDNRGGRCRHIGLEQSNDIDASPKILAMDTFQLRSKSFRRTSSNFDESMVPISSPLPYKVPSRLSISSCRNPDKSPNAKTAQNTPRLRPETPARSTTADMVPRQTPSPSSCPNYMANTSSFAAKVRPQSTPKQRPEKAASPRKKKVLASETESRTRSPLRAHNAYNLYNGTVEKLDRSAKTLRKAARDHYIDCMW
- the LOC135613638 gene encoding protein IQ-domain 26-like isoform X1; translation: MFSPSSCLRRSLVALSALSLGKTSMLPPFVLINLSGDHWRTRNELVTLESLSLSLSLCRSSSVMGRATRWLRSLLGRKKDPKVHKDTASTNGYEMKDRMRWSFARPRQAESMCSSPVSATEAAWLRSFYDDTEEESKHAMAVAVATAAAANVAATAAQAAMVRLKGLGRGGATPCSSYQWWAAVKIQTAFRCHLAKKALRALKGLVKLQALVRGCLVRKQAAITLRRLQALVRAQAVVRPREARVLPHQSRRFDAEFCHRTSFVRRNPRNTSMLRLPSTSAIIFAHSSSQGRFDNRGGRCRHIGLEQSNDIDASPKILAMDTFQLRSKSFRRTSSNFDESMVPISSPLPYKVPSRLSISSCRNPDKSPNAKTAQNTPRLRPETPARSTTADMVPRQTPSPSSCPNYMANTSSFAAKVRPQSTPKQRPEKAASPRKKKVLASETESRTRSPLRAHNAYNLYNGTVEKLDRSAKTLRKAARDHYIDCMW